A DNA window from Paraburkholderia sp. IMGN_8 contains the following coding sequences:
- a CDS encoding TolC family protein, with the protein MLLTIGTPSCRRVPLRARSFFAALILVSVAARAQEMPVTLDAALQSATDRSAAMGAAQASVRASSEAVTSAGQLPDPMLKAGVDNLPVNGPQRFTIGQDFMTMRRIGIEQEWVSPEKRRLRSALANQVVDRERSGYLTQFTNVRQQTATAWLNAAYAKKTVSLQQELIMHMTHELTATQASYRGAKASAADVTQAQLMLAQTQDQLLKAQQTLQTALIALSRWTAAPVTDVAGEPPAPQSFVTSLPPEELRHVEPALIAASAEIAVADADTAVANSNRSPNWTWEVSYQQRGGAYSNMVSVGVSIPLPIHRKNYQDRDAAGKAELGTKARLMYEDTQRQVEADVRTLSATLANGRERIASLNQALLPAAGQRVQLATAAYKAGTGSLADTFAARRAQLDAQLQVLDLQRDVSLTWAQLEYQVVPATMSAAQ; encoded by the coding sequence GCGTGTACCACTGCGCGCGCGTTCGTTTTTTGCCGCGCTGATTCTCGTGAGCGTTGCCGCGCGCGCTCAGGAAATGCCCGTCACGCTCGATGCGGCGCTCCAGTCCGCCACCGACCGCTCTGCCGCCATGGGGGCGGCGCAAGCGTCCGTGCGAGCCAGCTCAGAGGCGGTCACCAGTGCTGGCCAGTTGCCGGACCCGATGCTCAAGGCTGGCGTCGACAACCTGCCGGTGAACGGACCGCAACGGTTCACCATCGGCCAGGATTTCATGACGATGCGGCGCATCGGAATCGAACAGGAATGGGTCTCGCCTGAAAAGCGCCGGCTACGGTCGGCGCTGGCGAACCAGGTCGTCGACCGCGAACGGTCGGGCTATCTCACGCAATTCACTAACGTGCGTCAGCAAACCGCGACCGCGTGGCTGAACGCAGCCTACGCAAAAAAAACGGTGTCGTTGCAGCAGGAGCTGATCATGCACATGACGCATGAGCTTACAGCCACGCAAGCCTCCTATCGGGGTGCAAAAGCGTCGGCGGCCGACGTCACGCAAGCCCAGCTCATGCTGGCGCAGACGCAGGACCAGCTGCTCAAGGCACAACAGACATTGCAGACCGCACTGATTGCGCTGTCGCGATGGACTGCCGCACCGGTCACTGACGTAGCCGGCGAACCGCCGGCACCCCAGTCGTTCGTCACGTCCCTGCCGCCCGAGGAACTGCGGCACGTGGAGCCGGCGCTCATCGCGGCTTCTGCAGAGATTGCCGTCGCTGATGCCGACACCGCCGTTGCGAACAGCAACCGCAGCCCCAACTGGACGTGGGAAGTCTCATACCAGCAGCGCGGCGGGGCGTACTCGAACATGGTGTCGGTTGGCGTCAGCATCCCGCTGCCCATCCATCGCAAGAACTACCAGGACCGGGACGCTGCCGGAAAAGCGGAACTCGGGACCAAGGCACGCCTGATGTATGAGGACACCCAGCGGCAGGTCGAAGCAGATGTGCGGACGCTGTCAGCCACCCTGGCCAACGGCCGCGAGCGCATTGCCAGTCTCAATCAGGCCTTGCTGCCGGCGGCCGGCCAGCGCGTACAACTGGCGACGGCGGCGTACAAGGCCGGCACGGGCTCACTCGCCGACACATTCGCTGCCAGACGTGCGCAACTCGATGCGCAATTGCAGGTGCTCGACCTCCAGCGTGATGTATCCCTGACGTGGGCGCAGCTGGAATACCAGGTCGTGCCCGCCACCATGTCCGCCGCTCAGTGA